In one window of Microtus pennsylvanicus isolate mMicPen1 chromosome 2, mMicPen1.hap1, whole genome shotgun sequence DNA:
- the LOC142844769 gene encoding keratin, type II cuticular Hb5 isoform X1 has product MSCRSYRISSGCGVTRNFSSCSAVAPKTGNRCCISAAPFRGVSCYRGLTGFSSRSLCNPSPCGPRMAVGGFRSGSCGRSFGYRSGGVCGPSPPCITTVSVNESLLTPLNLEIDPNAQCVKHEEKEQIKCLNSKFAAFIDKVRFLEQQNKLLETKWQFYQNQRCCESNLEPLFGGYIEALRREAECVEADGGRLAAELNHVQEAMEGYKKKYEEEVALRATAENEFVVLKKDVDCAYLRKSDLEANVEALVEESSFLKRLYEEEIRVLQAHISDTSVIVKMDNSRDLNMDCVVAEIKAQYDDVASRSRAEAESWYRTKCEEMKATVIRHGETLRRTKEEINELNRIIQRLTAEIENAKCQRAKLETAVAEAEQQGEAALTDARCKLAELEAALQKAKQDMACLLKEYQEVMNSKLGLDIEIATYRRLLEGEEHRLCEGVGSVNVCVSSSRGGVACGGLTYGTTPGRQIGSGPSATGGSISVMAPDSCTPCQPRSSSFSCGSSRSVRFA; this is encoded by the exons ATGTCCTGTCGCTCCTACAGGATCAGCTCAGGATGTGGAGTTACCCGAAACTTCAGCTCCTGCTCAGCTGTGGCCCCTAAAACTGGCAACCGCTGCTGCATCAGTGCTGCTCCGTTCCGAGGAGTGTCCTGCTACAGGGGATTGACCGGCTTCAGCAGCCGAAGTCTCTGTAACCCGAGCCCCTGTGGGCCCCGCATGGCTGTGGGAGGCTTCCGCTCAGGGTCCTGTGGACGCAGCTTTGGATACCGCTCAGGGGGTGTTTGTGGGCCCAGTCCCCCCTGCATCACCACGGTCTCTGTCAATGAGAGCCTGCTCACGCCCCTCAACCTGGAGATCGACCCCAATGCTCAGTGCGTGAAGCATGAGGAGAAGGAACAGATCAAGTGCCTCAACAGCAAGTTCGCGGCCTTCATCGACAAG GTGCGCTTCCTGGAGCAGCAGAACAAGCTGCTAGAGACCAAGTGGCAGTTCTACCAGAACCAGCGCTGCTGCGAGAGCAACCTAGAACCCCTGTTTGGAGGCTACATCGAGGCACTGAGGCGGGAGGCTGAGTGTGTGGAGGCTGACGGTGGGCGGCTGGCTGCTGAGCTCAACCACGTGcaggaggccatggagggctACAAGAAGAA GTATGAAGAGGAGGTAGCTCTGAGGGCTACCGCAGAAAATGAGTTTGTGGTTCTGAAGAAG GATGTGGACTGTGCCTACTTACGTAAATCAGACCTGGAGGCCAATGTGGAGGCCTTGGTGGAGGAGTCCAGCTTCCTGAAGCGCCTCTATGAAGAG GAGATCCGTGTTCTCCAAGCCCACATCTCAGACACATCAGTCATCGTGAAGATGGACAACAGCCGGGACCTGAACATGGACTGTGTTGTTGCTGAGATCAAGGCTCAGTATGATGACGTTGCCAGCCGCAGCCGGGCAGAGGCTGAGTCCTGGTACCGCACCAAG TGTGAGGAGATGAAGGCCACAGTGATCCGGCACGGGGAGACCCTGCGTCGCACAAAGGAGGAGATCAACGAGCTGAACCGCATCATCCAGAGGCTTACGGCTGAGATTGAGAATGCCAAGTGCCAG CGTGCAAAGCTGGAGACCGCTGTGGCCGAGGCAGAGCAGCAAGGAGAGGCCGCCCTCACTGATGCCCGCTGCAAGCTGGCTGAGCTGGAGGCTGCCCTACAGAAGGCCAAGCAGGACATGGCCTGCCTGCTCAAGGAGTACCAGGAGGTGATGAACTCCAAGCTGGGCCTGGACATCGAGATCGCCACCTACAGGCGCCTGCTGGAGGGCGAGGAGCACAG gCTATGCGAGGGTGTGGGCTCCGTGAATGTCT GTGTCAGCAGCTCCCGTGGTGGAGTCGCATGTGGGGGCCTCACATATGGCACAACCCCAGGGCGCCAGATTGGCTCTGGCCCCTCTGCCACTGGGGGCAGCATCTCAGTGATGGCACCTGACTCCTGCACTCCTTGCCAGCCAAGATCCTCCAGCTTCAGCTGTGGGAGCAGTCGCTCAGTGCGCTTTGCTTAG
- the LOC142844769 gene encoding keratin, type II cuticular Hb5 isoform X2 produces the protein MSCRSYRISSGCGVTRNFSSCSAVAPKTGNRCCISAAPFRGVSCYRGLTGFSSRSLCNPSPCGPRMAVGGFRSGSCGRSFGYRSGGVCGPSPPCITTVSVNESLLTPLNLEIDPNAQCVKHEEKEQIKCLNSKFAAFIDKVRFLEQQNKLLETKWQFYQNQRCCESNLEPLFGGYIEALRREAECVEADGGRLAAELNHVQEAMEGYKKKYEEEVALRATAENEFVVLKKDVDCAYLRKSDLEANVEALVEESSFLKRLYEEEIRVLQAHISDTSVIVKMDNSRDLNMDCVVAEIKAQYDDVASRSRAEAESWYRTKCEEMKATVIRHGETLRRTKEEINELNRIIQRLTAEIENAKCQRAKLETAVAEAEQQGEAALTDARCKLAELEAALQKAKQDMACLLKEYQEVMNSKLGLDIEIATYRRLLEGEEHRLCEGVGSVNVCNSSRGGVACGGLTYGTTPGRQIGSGPSATGGSISVMAPDSCTPCQPRSSSFSCGSSRSVRFA, from the exons ATGTCCTGTCGCTCCTACAGGATCAGCTCAGGATGTGGAGTTACCCGAAACTTCAGCTCCTGCTCAGCTGTGGCCCCTAAAACTGGCAACCGCTGCTGCATCAGTGCTGCTCCGTTCCGAGGAGTGTCCTGCTACAGGGGATTGACCGGCTTCAGCAGCCGAAGTCTCTGTAACCCGAGCCCCTGTGGGCCCCGCATGGCTGTGGGAGGCTTCCGCTCAGGGTCCTGTGGACGCAGCTTTGGATACCGCTCAGGGGGTGTTTGTGGGCCCAGTCCCCCCTGCATCACCACGGTCTCTGTCAATGAGAGCCTGCTCACGCCCCTCAACCTGGAGATCGACCCCAATGCTCAGTGCGTGAAGCATGAGGAGAAGGAACAGATCAAGTGCCTCAACAGCAAGTTCGCGGCCTTCATCGACAAG GTGCGCTTCCTGGAGCAGCAGAACAAGCTGCTAGAGACCAAGTGGCAGTTCTACCAGAACCAGCGCTGCTGCGAGAGCAACCTAGAACCCCTGTTTGGAGGCTACATCGAGGCACTGAGGCGGGAGGCTGAGTGTGTGGAGGCTGACGGTGGGCGGCTGGCTGCTGAGCTCAACCACGTGcaggaggccatggagggctACAAGAAGAA GTATGAAGAGGAGGTAGCTCTGAGGGCTACCGCAGAAAATGAGTTTGTGGTTCTGAAGAAG GATGTGGACTGTGCCTACTTACGTAAATCAGACCTGGAGGCCAATGTGGAGGCCTTGGTGGAGGAGTCCAGCTTCCTGAAGCGCCTCTATGAAGAG GAGATCCGTGTTCTCCAAGCCCACATCTCAGACACATCAGTCATCGTGAAGATGGACAACAGCCGGGACCTGAACATGGACTGTGTTGTTGCTGAGATCAAGGCTCAGTATGATGACGTTGCCAGCCGCAGCCGGGCAGAGGCTGAGTCCTGGTACCGCACCAAG TGTGAGGAGATGAAGGCCACAGTGATCCGGCACGGGGAGACCCTGCGTCGCACAAAGGAGGAGATCAACGAGCTGAACCGCATCATCCAGAGGCTTACGGCTGAGATTGAGAATGCCAAGTGCCAG CGTGCAAAGCTGGAGACCGCTGTGGCCGAGGCAGAGCAGCAAGGAGAGGCCGCCCTCACTGATGCCCGCTGCAAGCTGGCTGAGCTGGAGGCTGCCCTACAGAAGGCCAAGCAGGACATGGCCTGCCTGCTCAAGGAGTACCAGGAGGTGATGAACTCCAAGCTGGGCCTGGACATCGAGATCGCCACCTACAGGCGCCTGCTGGAGGGCGAGGAGCACAG gCTATGCGAGGGTGTGGGCTCCGTGAATGTCTGTAA CAGCTCCCGTGGTGGAGTCGCATGTGGGGGCCTCACATATGGCACAACCCCAGGGCGCCAGATTGGCTCTGGCCCCTCTGCCACTGGGGGCAGCATCTCAGTGATGGCACCTGACTCCTGCACTCCTTGCCAGCCAAGATCCTCCAGCTTCAGCTGTGGGAGCAGTCGCTCAGTGCGCTTTGCTTAG